One segment of Paenibacillus pabuli DNA contains the following:
- the nirD gene encoding nitrite reductase small subunit NirD, translating into MNRLRIGHLADIDEKGARTFTVLDTEIAVFKLSDGTLHAVENRCPHKGGRLSEGMVCGTAVHCPLHDWKIDLRSGKVHEPDDGCLNTYKTEVDDRSGEIYITIAG; encoded by the coding sequence ATGAATCGATTGCGAATTGGACATCTTGCGGATATTGATGAAAAGGGAGCACGGACGTTTACGGTCTTGGATACCGAGATTGCCGTCTTCAAATTGAGTGATGGAACGCTGCACGCCGTAGAGAATCGCTGCCCTCACAAGGGCGGTAGGCTGTCAGAAGGCATGGTATGCGGAACGGCTGTCCATTGCCCCCTGCATGACTGGAAAATTGACCTTCGCAGTGGCAAGGTACATGAACCGGACGATGGATGTCTGAACACCTATAAAACGGAGGTCGATGATCGTAGCGGTGAGATCTACATTACCATTGCAGGTTAG
- a CDS encoding formate/nitrite transporter family protein: protein MDFVKPAEVLQSMVDAGENKARMNRVQMLIRGFLAGAILAFATTLAYTAVSQTSVGLAGALIFPAGFVIIILLGLELVTGSFAMIPLAVVKRRVTLMDMLRNYFWVIAGHVLGCLFYALLYELTLTKMGTDMSSPLVQTLIQTSEAKTLGYQHLGGAGIVLVIIKAILCNWMVTLGAVMAMTSTSTLGKIVAMWLPITIFFAQGFEHAVVNMFVIPAGMMLGADVSIADWWLWNQIPVLLGNFIGGALFTGLGLYAAHRWGSPIPMASKLATIHGGRSGLANAESASKLGTRS from the coding sequence ATGGATTTTGTTAAACCGGCAGAAGTACTGCAATCGATGGTGGATGCAGGCGAGAATAAGGCCAGAATGAACCGGGTGCAGATGTTAATCCGTGGTTTTCTGGCCGGAGCGATTCTCGCTTTTGCAACTACGCTGGCATATACCGCTGTATCTCAAACTTCCGTTGGTTTGGCAGGTGCACTCATATTCCCTGCAGGGTTCGTGATCATTATCCTGCTCGGACTTGAGCTGGTGACAGGCAGTTTCGCCATGATTCCACTCGCGGTGGTGAAGCGCAGAGTCACGCTGATGGATATGCTGCGTAATTATTTCTGGGTGATTGCAGGTCATGTACTTGGATGCCTGTTCTACGCTCTGTTATACGAACTCACGTTGACGAAGATGGGAACAGATATGAGCAGTCCCCTCGTTCAAACGCTGATTCAGACCAGCGAAGCCAAGACGCTCGGATATCAGCATCTGGGCGGCGCAGGTATTGTTTTGGTGATCATCAAGGCTATTTTATGTAACTGGATGGTGACACTAGGTGCAGTGATGGCGATGACTTCCACCTCCACACTCGGTAAAATTGTGGCCATGTGGCTGCCGATTACGATATTTTTTGCCCAAGGATTCGAACACGCGGTTGTAAACATGTTTGTCATCCCGGCGGGCATGATGCTGGGTGCTGACGTGAGTATTGCCGACTGGTGGCTGTGGAACCAGATTCCGGTGCTGCTTGGTAATTTCATTGGTGGTGCCCTATTTACCGGGTTAGGGCTGTACGCTGCACATCGCTGGGGAAGCCCCATCCCGATGGCATCCAAACTCGCAACCATCCATGGCGGTCGTTCAGGATTGGCAAATGCAGAGTCTGCGTCCAAACTGGGGACACGATCATGA
- the cobA gene encoding uroporphyrinogen-III C-methyltransferase, whose protein sequence is MSRGLVSIVGAGPGDPELITVKALRRIQTADVLLYDRLVNDDLLAEAPEAALRIYCGKAPGLHSMSQEMIGRLLVAHAAEGKQVVRLKGGDPFIFGRGGEEALVLAEAGIPFEVIPGITSAVGTSASSLIPLTHRGVASTFACVTGTGSDGRVSSVRWDLLAHSVDTLVIYMGISQLPHIQRELLQSGKSSCTPAALIERGTTAKERIITGTLGQLHALSLSEKVNNPALIIVGEAVLVREQLIQLQQAADTSMTG, encoded by the coding sequence ATGAGCCGGGGCCTGGTAAGTATCGTAGGCGCTGGACCTGGAGATCCGGAACTCATTACGGTGAAAGCGCTGAGACGCATTCAAACGGCAGATGTACTGCTGTATGACCGACTGGTGAATGATGACTTGCTTGCCGAAGCTCCTGAAGCAGCACTCCGAATCTATTGTGGGAAGGCTCCTGGGCTGCATTCCATGAGTCAGGAGATGATTGGTCGGTTACTGGTTGCTCACGCTGCGGAAGGTAAACAGGTGGTTCGGCTCAAAGGCGGTGACCCGTTCATCTTCGGGCGCGGCGGTGAAGAAGCACTCGTGCTGGCTGAAGCCGGAATCCCTTTTGAGGTCATTCCTGGCATCACTTCCGCTGTGGGCACATCCGCCTCATCCCTGATTCCGTTAACTCATCGGGGAGTGGCTTCGACCTTCGCTTGTGTCACTGGCACAGGGAGTGATGGCCGTGTATCTTCCGTTCGCTGGGATCTGCTCGCCCATAGTGTGGATACTCTGGTCATCTATATGGGCATCAGCCAATTACCCCATATTCAGCGCGAACTGCTGCAATCCGGCAAAAGCAGCTGCACTCCAGCAGCCTTGATTGAACGCGGAACCACTGCGAAGGAACGAATCATTACCGGCACGCTGGGCCAGCTTCACGCTCTCTCCCTTTCGGAAAAGGTGAACAATCCGGCACTGATCATCGTCGGCGAAGCCGTTCTCGTACGCGAACAATTGATTCAGCTCCAGCAAGCAGCAGACACCTCCATGACGGGATAG
- a CDS encoding TetR/AcrR family transcriptional regulator, translated as MLIIEHPQDRRARRTQDAIIAATVSLILEKGADSVTIRDITERADYNRGTFYLHFPGKPELLEFILEDFMQGVGQAYAKPYAELKEVDMTGLLPSTMPVFEYIEAHQDVFRALITMHGDMALRLCNMFRTYLTEDFVLVTEDSEYTINYDIMLSYLISATVGVIMHWAEIGFKYSAHYMGEQLTALINIKPTRLLIEPGQKGRTIHERMLLD; from the coding sequence ATGTTGATTATCGAACACCCCCAGGACCGGAGAGCACGAAGAACGCAGGATGCAATCATCGCTGCGACGGTTTCATTAATATTGGAAAAGGGAGCCGATTCCGTCACCATCCGTGACATTACTGAGCGTGCGGATTACAATCGCGGTACATTTTATTTGCATTTTCCTGGGAAGCCTGAACTGCTTGAATTCATTTTGGAGGATTTCATGCAGGGAGTGGGCCAAGCCTATGCCAAACCATACGCTGAATTAAAGGAAGTCGATATGACCGGATTACTGCCTTCTACCATGCCGGTATTTGAATATATCGAAGCTCATCAGGATGTCTTCCGTGCCTTGATCACGATGCATGGGGATATGGCCTTAAGGCTGTGCAATATGTTTCGAACGTACTTAACTGAGGATTTCGTGCTGGTAACCGAAGATAGCGAGTATACGATCAACTACGATATTATGCTCAGCTACCTGATATCTGCCACGGTGGGTGTCATCATGCACTGGGCAGAGATTGGATTCAAATATTCTGCGCATTATATGGGGGAGCAGTTGACGGCGTTAATAAACATCAAACCGACCCGTCTGCTGATAGAACCAGGACAGAAGGGTCGGACTATTCACGAGCGTATGCTGTTGGATTAA
- a CDS encoding SDR family NAD(P)-dependent oxidoreductase: MSTSYTHTAVITGAAGGIGKELARRLAERKINLVLVDLNEDAIQQTIADLNLDKEHVIAVKANVSQEADVKNYVQKALDAFGRIDYFANNAGIEGPTGLIEDLSVEALDTVYNVNVRGVFLGLQNVIPVMKKQKSGAILNTSSLAGLMGAPAVSPYIMSKHAVVGLTRTAANELAPFNIRVNAVLPGTINTRMMRQIEANSGDVENYQDATVASIPMGRYGEPEEVAAVMNFLLSEEASYVTASLYTVDGGMMGQ; encoded by the coding sequence ATGAGTACATCTTATACACATACAGCGGTTATTACAGGGGCTGCCGGAGGCATTGGTAAAGAATTGGCACGCAGACTGGCAGAACGCAAAATCAATCTGGTTCTGGTAGACCTGAACGAAGATGCCATTCAGCAGACCATCGCCGATCTGAACCTCGACAAAGAGCACGTCATTGCTGTAAAAGCAAACGTATCCCAGGAAGCAGACGTGAAAAACTATGTTCAAAAAGCACTCGATGCTTTTGGCAGAATCGACTATTTTGCCAATAACGCCGGTATCGAAGGTCCAACGGGTCTGATCGAAGACCTCAGCGTTGAAGCACTGGATACGGTATACAACGTCAACGTTCGTGGCGTATTCCTGGGTCTGCAAAACGTCATTCCGGTCATGAAAAAACAAAAATCCGGTGCCATTCTGAACACATCTTCCCTTGCAGGTCTGATGGGTGCTCCAGCCGTATCTCCATATATTATGTCCAAACATGCCGTAGTTGGTCTCACGCGTACTGCAGCAAATGAACTTGCCCCATTCAATATTCGGGTAAATGCGGTATTGCCAGGAACCATTAACACGCGCATGATGCGCCAAATCGAAGCAAACTCCGGTGACGTGGAAAACTACCAAGATGCTACCGTAGCCAGCATTCCAATGGGACGTTACGGCGAACCGGAAGAAGTGGCAGCTGTGATGAACTTCCTCTTGTCCGAAGAGGCTTCTTATGTGACAGCTTCCCTCTACACTGTCGATGGCGGTATGATGGGTCAATAA
- a CDS encoding sensor histidine kinase: MFKRLRNRFLVVNLVSISIMMLVAFATIYIITYQNVQRETNMELFKVSDFYHSPYPSSKMPHGDDAITGNPPSDVQQNGPGGDPNSPPGRSVSFMVKTDNEWNITDSQSRFSMEEPFYAEALEKVDKAERAERKTGQFALDGTNWAYVIDPSSDGHMVVFIDVTAQQGILTNLIYTFTIVGLFMLIVIYFLSRYFANRSIAPVKEAFDKQKQFIADASHELKTPLAIINTNTDVLLANREDTINNQSKWLHYIKSETERMSRLTSDLLYLTEIDDSRSTMIHSKFDMSDAVETIILTMEAVIFEKNISLDYSIEPELMVHGNSEQIKQVILILLDNAVKYSKAKGAVNVSLKKHNHEVVLAVSNTGEGIAPEHLDRIFDRFYRTDASRARKHGGHGLGLAIAKSIVDQHKGQIYARSVVGEGATFYVRLTSF; this comes from the coding sequence ATGTTTAAGAGACTTCGAAACCGGTTCTTGGTCGTCAATCTGGTATCGATCTCCATCATGATGCTGGTTGCTTTTGCGACAATCTATATCATCACGTACCAGAATGTGCAGCGGGAAACCAACATGGAGCTCTTCAAGGTATCGGATTTCTATCACAGTCCATATCCTTCGTCCAAGATGCCGCATGGAGACGATGCCATTACAGGTAATCCGCCATCGGATGTACAGCAGAACGGACCAGGCGGAGACCCCAATTCGCCACCAGGGCGTTCCGTATCGTTCATGGTGAAGACGGATAATGAATGGAACATTACGGATTCACAATCCAGATTTAGCATGGAGGAACCATTTTACGCAGAGGCACTGGAGAAGGTGGACAAGGCTGAACGCGCGGAGCGTAAGACCGGACAATTTGCGCTGGATGGAACGAACTGGGCGTATGTTATTGATCCGAGCAGCGATGGACATATGGTTGTGTTCATTGATGTAACTGCCCAGCAGGGCATTCTTACGAATCTGATCTATACCTTCACCATTGTAGGCCTGTTCATGTTAATCGTTATCTACTTCCTGAGCCGTTACTTTGCCAATCGTTCCATTGCACCGGTCAAGGAAGCGTTCGATAAACAGAAACAGTTCATCGCGGACGCCTCCCATGAGCTCAAGACACCTCTGGCCATCATTAATACGAACACGGACGTGCTGCTTGCCAATCGCGAGGATACGATAAATAACCAGTCCAAATGGCTGCATTATATCAAGTCGGAGACAGAGCGCATGTCCCGGTTAACGAGTGATCTGTTATATCTGACCGAGATCGATGATTCGCGTTCCACGATGATCCACTCCAAGTTTGATATGAGTGATGCGGTAGAGACCATTATTTTAACGATGGAAGCTGTTATTTTTGAGAAAAATATATCTCTAGACTACAGCATTGAGCCGGAGCTCATGGTCCATGGCAACAGTGAACAGATCAAGCAGGTTATTCTGATTCTGCTGGATAACGCTGTGAAGTATTCCAAAGCCAAAGGCGCGGTCAATGTCTCGCTGAAGAAGCATAATCACGAGGTGGTGCTTGCCGTCTCCAATACAGGGGAAGGTATCGCACCGGAGCATTTGGACCGAATCTTCGATCGCTTCTATCGTACGGATGCGTCCAGAGCACGCAAACATGGTGGACACGGTCTCGGTCTGGCGATTGCGAAGTCCATCGTGGACCAGCATAAAGGTCAGATTTATGCACGCAGTGTGGTAGGAGAGGGAGCGACGTTCTACGTTCGTCTCACTTCGTTCTGA
- a CDS encoding response regulator transcription factor: MRILIAEDEVHLAEAVSQILKKNNYSVDMVHDGRSGLDYALSGIYDLLLLDIMMPEMDGISVLRKLRSEGNHTPVILLTAKGELSDKVTGLDYGADDYIAKPFATEELLARIRAALRRKGEVVPEDGLKFGDIELNTTQLKLAVQGKEIKLNLKENELLELLITRKQAITSKEQIIEKLWGFDSEVEYNNVEVYISFLRKKLTFLNSKVRINTIRGVGYVLEVTA; the protein is encoded by the coding sequence ATGAGAATATTAATTGCGGAAGATGAGGTTCATTTGGCAGAGGCCGTATCCCAGATATTGAAGAAAAACAATTACTCCGTGGACATGGTCCACGACGGCAGATCAGGACTCGATTATGCGCTAAGCGGTATATACGATCTGCTGCTGCTCGACATCATGATGCCGGAGATGGATGGAATCAGCGTACTGAGAAAGCTGCGCAGTGAGGGAAACCACACGCCTGTGATCCTGCTGACAGCCAAGGGTGAGCTATCGGACAAAGTAACCGGACTCGATTATGGGGCGGATGATTATATCGCGAAGCCTTTCGCAACAGAGGAACTGCTTGCCCGGATTCGGGCAGCCCTTCGAAGAAAGGGTGAGGTCGTGCCTGAGGACGGGTTGAAATTTGGCGATATCGAACTGAATACAACGCAGCTGAAGCTGGCCGTGCAGGGCAAGGAGATTAAGCTCAATCTGAAAGAGAATGAGCTGCTGGAATTGCTGATCACACGCAAACAGGCTATCACGTCCAAAGAGCAGATCATTGAGAAGCTGTGGGGCTTCGATTCTGAAGTGGAATATAACAATGTGGAGGTATACATCTCGTTTTTGCGCAAGAAGTTGACCTTTCTGAACTCCAAGGTCCGCATCAATACCATCCGGGGTGTGGGTTATGTACTTGAGGTGACAGCCTAA
- a CDS encoding polyphosphate polymerase domain-containing protein, translating to MAIEVFNRYESKYLLTDEQYEHFYRDLLKYMELDAYNKKHEFYSISNLYFDTPQDSLIRASLSKPKYKEKLRLRAYGVPEENAKVYLEIKKKVFGLVNKRRTALMLDEAYEFVRTGQAPGLADYMNKQVVDEIEYFLRLYDLEPKVYLAYERKALFDKNSRDLRITFDTNIRSRRYDLKLEQGDYGEPLVEDGRWLMEVKAEKTVPFWLSQLLSEHGLYRVGFSKYGNEFKRLVRTTNLNYQGERILVPGTDFDPAMKPNQTIIERESVVYA from the coding sequence ATGGCGATTGAAGTATTCAACCGATATGAGAGCAAGTATCTTCTGACCGATGAGCAATATGAGCATTTCTACCGTGATCTGCTGAAGTACATGGAGCTGGACGCATACAACAAGAAACACGAGTTCTACTCCATCAGCAACCTGTACTTCGATACTCCGCAGGATTCCCTGATCCGTGCCAGCCTCTCCAAGCCCAAGTACAAGGAGAAGCTGAGACTGCGGGCTTACGGGGTACCTGAAGAAAATGCCAAGGTGTATCTGGAGATCAAAAAGAAAGTGTTCGGCTTGGTCAACAAAAGAAGAACTGCCCTGATGCTGGATGAGGCTTATGAATTCGTCCGTACGGGACAGGCGCCTGGGCTGGCTGACTACATGAACAAGCAGGTTGTCGATGAAATCGAATATTTCCTCCGCTTATACGATCTGGAACCAAAAGTGTATCTGGCCTATGAACGCAAGGCATTGTTCGATAAGAACAGCCGTGATCTCCGCATCACCTTTGACACCAATATCCGCAGCCGCAGATACGATCTGAAGCTGGAACAAGGGGATTACGGTGAACCACTGGTGGAAGACGGTCGCTGGCTGATGGAGGTCAAGGCGGAGAAAACCGTTCCGTTCTGGTTATCCCAGCTGTTGTCTGAGCACGGCTTGTACCGTGTAGGCTTCTCCAAATACGGCAACGAATTCAAGCGTCTCGTCAGAACGACGAATCTGAACTACCAAGGCGAGCGAATCCTCGTTCCGGGTACCGACTTCGATCCAGCCATGAAACCAAACCAAACGATCATAGAAAGAGAGAGTGTAGTATATGCTTGA
- a CDS encoding DUF4956 domain-containing protein, with the protein MLDSIFSSAITDTTLTFSSAVITIGLAILMGAIISLTYMKTNATTYSQSFTLTMVVLPVIVAIIILLIGSNVARAFSLAGAFSIIRFRSAPGDPKDISYVLFTMASGLACGVGAFGYAVLFTIILCVLMFVLSYFKFGAKKSQQKLLKVTIPENLSYEEAFDEVFKKFNVEYQLNKVRTTELGSLYELVYLVHLGQHVNQKEFLDAVRTRNGNLDISLNMAPTPEY; encoded by the coding sequence ATGCTTGATTCCATTTTCAGTTCTGCTATAACCGACACAACGCTGACATTCAGCAGTGCCGTGATTACGATTGGCCTAGCCATCCTGATGGGTGCAATTATCAGTCTCACATACATGAAAACCAATGCCACCACATACTCGCAGAGTTTCACGTTAACCATGGTTGTCCTGCCCGTGATTGTTGCGATCATCATCCTGCTGATCGGCAGCAACGTAGCCCGCGCCTTCAGCTTGGCCGGCGCCTTCTCGATTATCCGTTTCCGAAGCGCACCTGGTGATCCAAAGGATATCTCCTACGTCCTGTTCACCATGGCTTCTGGTCTTGCCTGCGGCGTCGGTGCATTCGGATACGCGGTATTGTTCACCATCATCTTGTGTGTACTGATGTTTGTTCTGAGCTATTTCAAATTCGGAGCCAAAAAGAGTCAACAAAAATTGCTTAAAGTCACCATTCCTGAAAACCTGAGCTATGAAGAAGCTTTTGATGAAGTATTCAAAAAATTCAATGTTGAATATCAGTTGAACAAAGTGAGAACAACCGAACTCGGCAGCTTGTACGAACTGGTCTATCTGGTTCACCTTGGCCAACACGTCAATCAGAAGGAATTCCTTGATGCCGTTCGTACACGTAACGGGAATCTGGATATCTCCCTCAACATGGCACCAACGCCGGAATATTAA
- a CDS encoding carbohydrate-binding domain-containing protein — MNKKWITGSKLWSVAMITAMVTACSAPGATSTTANAATSTTGTTKTVSVSEQTSVKYADLVSMDADDTNVSWSEADSTTIQLSGKTATVTGSGAKAANGSVTISEAGTYVLSGELTDGQIIVNVTDKGTVHLVLNGATIHDNDSAAIYIKEAGKALITLQEGTENAVSDGTTYVYADDATDEPDAAIFSKADLTFNGTGKLTVTGNYNEGITSKDDLKIVSGTINVKAADDGIKGKDMLAIQEGSITVDAEGDGMKATNDTDAEKGFVAIAGGTFNIQSGNDGIQAETALVTDGGTFNIVTGGGSANAPAKAEEGPFGGGGGWGGGTPPTDMGTPPDGEPPADMPTNDGANAAGTAATSSANATSTAALDADAAATTTTETESTSAKALKAGADLTVNGGTYTIDSMDDSLHSNSNVTINDGKITLESGDDGIHADLALTINGGTINIAKSYEGLEGATITLNDGDVDVTSSDDGVNASGDITATAADAAATTTEADSTQTADATKASNISVTETTGTTSTITDADQADQSTDAGGNTRPQGGAPGGMPGESAGNSKLHINGGSLTVNADGDGLDSNGSIYMTGGTVIVNGPTNDGNGPLDYDGTFELSGGYLIAAGSSGMAQGTSDSSTQNTIVMTFPETRKAGTLVHVQDSDGNSILTFAPAKDYQSVVISSPDLKEDGSYEIYSGGTSTGTATDGLYTDGTYSGGTKVVAFQSTSNVTWVNESGVTTANTGMGGPGGGRGQGGFGGGRNRTEPGTTTDSTSTSTSTTDSAK; from the coding sequence ATGAATAAAAAATGGATTACAGGCAGCAAGTTATGGTCCGTAGCGATGATTACCGCAATGGTTACAGCATGCAGTGCTCCAGGAGCGACAAGCACAACCGCCAACGCCGCAACGTCAACAACAGGCACAACCAAAACCGTTTCCGTTAGTGAGCAGACCTCCGTCAAATATGCAGATTTGGTCTCCATGGATGCAGATGATACCAATGTAAGCTGGAGTGAAGCCGACTCTACAACCATTCAACTGAGCGGGAAGACAGCGACCGTTACTGGTTCCGGAGCCAAAGCGGCGAACGGATCGGTAACCATCTCCGAAGCAGGCACTTACGTGCTTAGCGGGGAACTGACAGATGGACAGATTATCGTTAATGTAACCGATAAAGGAACCGTTCACCTCGTGCTGAATGGAGCAACCATTCACGATAACGACAGTGCGGCCATCTACATCAAGGAAGCAGGCAAAGCGTTGATTACCCTGCAAGAAGGAACGGAAAATGCTGTTTCGGATGGTACAACCTATGTATACGCTGATGATGCAACGGATGAGCCCGATGCAGCCATCTTCAGCAAGGCCGATCTGACATTTAACGGCACAGGTAAACTCACCGTAACAGGTAACTACAACGAAGGAATTACAAGCAAGGATGATCTCAAAATTGTAAGTGGCACCATTAACGTCAAGGCGGCAGACGACGGCATCAAAGGTAAGGATATGCTTGCAATCCAGGAAGGTAGCATTACGGTTGATGCTGAAGGTGACGGTATGAAAGCGACCAATGATACAGATGCCGAAAAAGGTTTCGTCGCCATTGCCGGGGGTACATTCAATATCCAAAGCGGTAACGATGGTATTCAGGCTGAGACTGCCCTCGTTACGGATGGCGGAACCTTTAACATCGTCACTGGGGGCGGCAGCGCCAATGCACCAGCCAAAGCTGAAGAGGGTCCATTCGGCGGTGGTGGTGGCTGGGGCGGTGGAACACCTCCAACAGACATGGGTACTCCACCAGATGGTGAACCGCCTGCTGATATGCCGACGAATGATGGAGCGAATGCAGCTGGTACGGCAGCAACAAGCTCTGCCAATGCGACATCGACTGCTGCTTTGGATGCAGATGCTGCGGCAACAACTACAACAGAAACAGAATCGACAAGTGCCAAAGCACTTAAAGCAGGGGCAGATCTTACCGTTAATGGCGGTACGTATACCATTGACTCCATGGATGATTCCCTGCACAGCAACAGCAATGTAACGATCAACGACGGCAAGATCACCCTGGAATCCGGCGATGACGGTATTCATGCCGATCTGGCACTCACCATTAACGGTGGAACGATCAACATTGCGAAGAGCTACGAAGGACTTGAGGGAGCAACAATTACACTGAATGATGGTGATGTGGACGTTACGTCTTCGGATGATGGCGTAAATGCTTCGGGTGACATCACTGCAACTGCGGCAGATGCTGCTGCAACCACTACAGAAGCAGACAGCACTCAAACCGCTGATGCCACTAAAGCTTCCAACATCTCTGTAACCGAGACGACAGGTACAACATCAACAATTACAGATGCGGATCAAGCAGATCAAAGCACAGACGCAGGTGGCAATACTCGTCCACAAGGCGGTGCTCCAGGAGGTATGCCGGGTGAATCTGCCGGAAACAGTAAGCTTCATATTAATGGTGGATCCCTTACCGTCAATGCAGACGGTGACGGACTTGACTCCAATGGTTCCATCTACATGACTGGCGGAACTGTGATTGTAAACGGTCCGACGAATGACGGCAACGGACCACTGGATTATGATGGCACATTTGAACTGAGTGGTGGGTATCTGATCGCTGCCGGCAGTTCCGGTATGGCACAAGGTACCTCGGATTCCTCAACACAAAACACCATTGTAATGACATTCCCTGAAACGCGGAAAGCCGGAACGCTGGTTCACGTACAAGACAGCGATGGCAACAGCATCCTGACCTTTGCACCGGCAAAAGATTATCAATCCGTAGTCATCAGCTCGCCTGACCTGAAAGAAGACGGTTCTTATGAAATCTACTCCGGCGGAACATCAACCGGTACAGCTACAGATGGCCTGTACACAGACGGTACGTACAGTGGCGGCACCAAAGTGGTTGCATTCCAATCCACAAGCAACGTTACCTGGGTGAATGAATCGGGTGTAACCACTGCCAATACAGGTATGGGTGGTCCTGGTGGAGGACGCGGCCAAGGCGGATTCGGAGGCGGACGAAACAGAACCGAGCCCGGAACAACGACAGACAGCACAAGTACAAGTACAAGCACGACAGACTCCGCAAAATAA
- a CDS encoding class I SAM-dependent methyltransferase, whose protein sequence is MLIIQIIPWLIAVVMLIAVISIVLVSWKNGISPMPTSGIVRQVVIQEINRIPGYGDIIEAGSGWGTLGLDIVRHCPGKRITGIENSLIPFWFSQVMSSLMVGFRKAKGERNSLKGRLRFRRGDIYKSSYEHADGVVCYLFPGAMTRLMDKFSRELPPGARVISVCFALPGKVPLRTITCKDALRTKVYVYTF, encoded by the coding sequence ATGTTGATCATTCAAATCATTCCATGGCTGATTGCCGTGGTGATGCTGATCGCCGTAATATCCATCGTGCTGGTCAGCTGGAAAAATGGAATCTCACCCATGCCCACATCCGGAATCGTCCGGCAGGTGGTTATTCAGGAGATTAATCGCATTCCGGGGTATGGGGATATCATTGAGGCAGGCTCCGGTTGGGGGACACTGGGATTGGATATCGTCCGTCATTGTCCGGGCAAGCGAATTACCGGCATTGAGAACTCGCTCATTCCTTTCTGGTTCTCTCAAGTCATGTCCAGCCTGATGGTTGGATTCAGGAAAGCCAAGGGTGAGCGGAATTCACTGAAAGGTCGGCTTCGGTTCAGACGCGGGGATATCTACAAGAGCTCCTATGAGCATGCAGACGGTGTCGTTTGTTATTTATTTCCTGGGGCTATGACCCGGCTCATGGACAAGTTTAGCCGGGAGCTTCCACCAGGGGCACGGGTTATCAGTGTATGTTTTGCGCTTCCGGGGAAAGTTCCTCTCCGAACGATTACGTGCAAGGATGCCTTGCGTACGAAGGTTTATGTATACACATTTTGA
- a CDS encoding FHA domain-containing protein: MRETAKIVIRTPGQESDGSFAYVSQGRSITVGRYTGGGESDLSVYNQLISKRHCRIHYDAQCQLWVEDLDSKNGTELNGQRLVPYEKYPFAEGDILTMVNGLIQLRMEGDLEETREYRISDLLGEGVRVHDHLQTVQIGEVEIPLSKKEFQLFKLLYSQLDHFVTREQIVGQVWPERSMLESDSVGIDEINSLIYRTNRKLGVHFTIKSVYKKGVYMKSHVPGVMGGMM, encoded by the coding sequence ATGCGGGAGACGGCCAAAATCGTCATTCGTACACCTGGGCAGGAGAGCGACGGTTCATTTGCTTATGTAAGCCAGGGACGCTCCATCACGGTGGGGCGTTATACGGGCGGCGGTGAATCGGACTTGTCCGTGTATAATCAGTTGATATCGAAGCGGCACTGCCGTATTCATTATGATGCACAGTGTCAGCTGTGGGTTGAGGATCTGGATAGCAAAAATGGGACCGAATTGAACGGGCAACGGCTCGTTCCCTATGAGAAATATCCGTTTGCCGAAGGAGACATCCTGACCATGGTCAATGGCTTGATCCAGCTTCGGATGGAGGGTGATCTCGAAGAAACGCGTGAATACCGCATATCCGATCTGCTCGGTGAGGGAGTCCGGGTGCATGATCACCTGCAGACCGTACAGATTGGCGAGGTGGAGATTCCGCTGTCGAAGAAGGAGTTCCAGCTGTTCAAGCTGCTGTATAGTCAATTGGATCATTTTGTGACGAGAGAGCAGATCGTTGGCCAGGTATGGCCGGAACGAAGTATGCTGGAGAGCGATTCGGTAGGAATTGATGAGATCAACTCGCTGATCTATCGGACCAATCGCAAGTTGGGTGTCCATTTTACGATCAAATCCGTCTACAAAAAGGGTGTATACATGAAGTCACATGTGCCTGGCGTTATGGGCGGCATGATGTAA